A genomic segment from Pseudomonas sessilinigenes encodes:
- a CDS encoding mannose-1-phosphate guanylyltransferase/mannose-6-phosphate isomerase, whose amino-acid sequence MIPVILSGGSGSRLWPLSRKQFPKQFLALTGEHTLFQQTLERLVFEGMDTPIVVCNKDHRFIVNEQLSNRSLESQRILMEPFGRNTAPAVALTAMMLVNEGRDELMLVLPADHVMDDQKALQRALALATVAAERGEMVLFGVPATKPETGYGYIKSTHDALLPEGVSRVSHFVEKPDEKRATEFVQAGGYFWNSGMFLFRASRFLEELKKHDPDIYDTCLLTLERSQQDPDTVMIDEATFACCPDNSIDYAVMEKTQRACVVPLSAGWSDVGCWSSLWDVHEKDADGNVSKGDVVIQDSKNCMIHGNGKLVSVIGLENIVVVETKDAMMIAHKDKVQGVKQMVNTLNEQGRSETQNHCEVYRPWGSYDSVDMGGRFQVKHISVKPGACLSLQMHHHRAEHWIVVSGTAEVTCDENVFLLTENQSTYIPIASVHRLRNPGKIPLEIIEVQSGSYLGEDDIERFEDIYGRSTPLERGISVKTIAQ is encoded by the coding sequence ATGATTCCGGTGATCTTGTCAGGTGGTAGCGGCTCACGTCTTTGGCCGCTTTCGCGCAAGCAATTCCCCAAGCAATTCCTCGCCCTGACCGGCGAACACACGCTGTTCCAGCAGACTCTGGAGCGCCTGGTGTTCGAAGGCATGGACACCCCCATCGTGGTCTGCAACAAGGACCACCGCTTCATCGTCAACGAACAATTGAGCAACCGCAGCCTCGAATCCCAGCGCATCCTGATGGAGCCCTTCGGCCGCAACACCGCGCCGGCCGTGGCCCTGACCGCGATGATGCTGGTCAACGAAGGTCGCGACGAGCTGATGCTGGTGCTGCCGGCCGACCACGTGATGGACGACCAGAAAGCCCTGCAGCGGGCCCTGGCGCTGGCCACCGTGGCCGCCGAGCGCGGCGAGATGGTGCTGTTCGGCGTACCGGCGACCAAGCCGGAAACCGGCTACGGCTACATCAAGTCGACCCACGATGCGCTGCTGCCGGAGGGCGTCAGCCGGGTCTCGCACTTTGTCGAGAAGCCCGATGAAAAACGCGCCACCGAGTTCGTCCAGGCCGGAGGCTACTTCTGGAACAGCGGCATGTTCCTGTTCCGCGCCAGCCGCTTCCTCGAAGAGCTGAAAAAACATGATCCGGACATCTACGACACCTGCCTGCTGACCCTGGAGCGCAGCCAGCAGGACCCGGACACCGTGATGATCGACGAAGCCACCTTCGCCTGCTGCCCGGACAACTCCATCGACTACGCGGTGATGGAAAAGACCCAGCGCGCCTGCGTGGTGCCGCTCAGTGCCGGCTGGAGCGACGTGGGCTGCTGGTCATCGCTGTGGGACGTGCATGAAAAGGACGCCGACGGCAACGTCAGCAAGGGCGACGTGGTGATCCAGGACAGCAAGAACTGCATGATCCACGGCAACGGCAAGCTGGTGTCGGTGATCGGCCTGGAGAACATCGTCGTGGTCGAGACCAAGGACGCCATGATGATCGCCCACAAGGACAAGGTCCAAGGCGTGAAGCAGATGGTCAACACCCTCAACGAACAAGGCCGCAGCGAAACCCAGAACCACTGCGAGGTCTACCGTCCGTGGGGCTCCTACGACTCGGTAGACATGGGCGGGCGCTTCCAGGTCAAGCACATCTCGGTCAAGCCGGGCGCGTGCCTGTCCCTGCAGATGCACCACCACCGCGCCGAACACTGGATCGTGGTCAGCGGCACCGCCGAAGTCACCTGTGACGAGAACGTGTTCCTGCTCACCGAGAACCAGTCCACCTACATCCCCATCGCCTCGGTGCATCGCCTGCGCAACCCCGGCAAGATCCCCCTGGAGATCATCGAAGTGCAATCGGGCAGCTACCTGGGCGAAGACGACATCGAACGTTTCGAAGACATCTACGGCCGCTCGACCCCGCTGGAACGCGGCATCTCGGTCAAGACCATCGCTCAGTAA